A genomic region of Antennarius striatus isolate MH-2024 chromosome 4, ASM4005453v1, whole genome shotgun sequence contains the following coding sequences:
- the psme3ip1 gene encoding PSME3-interacting protein, which yields MEGGGAAGVDLSRKFVSESELDEKRKKRQEEWEKVRKPDDPEEAPEEEYDPRSLYERLQEQKDKKQEEFEEQFKFRNMVRGLDEDETSFLDEVSRQQCLVERQRRDEEKQELLEYRSALVKQASSESRKEPEKKAAPKPSGAEQRTSHLSQAHLLAGAVKRRSSSQSSDSSKIQKLEITSTAATGNGERHTEQEDGPGGGSQGAEDRQAVIGLTTKTPSAPLSSGQSVLHLPSAAVCVGVLPGLCAYSGSSDSDSSSDSEV from the exons ATGGAAGGGGGAGGGGCAGCGGGAGTCGACCTAAGCAGAAAGTTTGTGTCAGAATCTGAGCTCgatgagaagaggaagaagagacaggAGGAATGGGAAAAAGTAAGGAAGCCTGACGACCCAGAGG AGGCCCCAGAGGAGGAGTACGACCCACGTTCCCTTTACGAGCGACTGCAGgagcagaaagacaaaaaacaggAGGAGTTTGAAGAGCAGTTCAAATTCA gGAACATGGTGAGAGGATTGGACGAGGATGAGACCAGCTTCCTGGACGAGGTTTCCCGGCAACAGTGCCTTGTGGAGAGGCAGCGCAGGGATGAAGAGAAACAGGAGCTGTTGGAGTACAGA AGCGCTCTAGTAAAACAAGCATCCTCAGAGAGCCGCAAAGAGCCTGAGAAGAAAGCAGCGCCTAAACCTTCAGGGGCGGAACAGAGGACAAGCCACCTGTCTCAGGCTCATCTATTGGCCGGAGCTGTGAAGAGACGCAG TTCCTCCCAGTCTTCAGACAGCAGTAAGATACAGAAGCTGGAAATCACATCAACAGCAGCGACAGGAAATGGAGAGAGACATACAG AACAGGAGGATGGACCAGGTGGAGGATCACAAGGGGCTGAAGATCGACAAGCTGTCATCGGCCTGACGACTAAGACCCCCTCTGCACCCTTGAGCTCTGGTCAGAGTGTCTTGCACCTGCCATCAGCCGCCGTGTGTGTCGGCGTTTTACCGGGACTCTGTGCTTATTCTGGCAGCAGCGACTCCGACAGCAGCTCAGACAGCGAAG TTTAA